The genomic stretch TTGGCGGGCCGGTAGAGATTGGCGACCCCCTGCCGCAGCACATACGGCCAGCGCGGGCGAATCGACTTACGGGCTGCATACGACAGAAGCATTGCACTCAGCGTGAGAACTGCGATCACACCAAATGTCGCTGCACTGATCCACAGCCCCTGCTCGATGTCACCCGCGCGGAGCAGGGCGATTGCAACGACGCTGGCAGCGAGCGCGACATCGACGGCCAGCCGCGGCCAGTCGTTCCAGCGCAATCGCAGAATCTCGGAATCCGCATCTCGCCTGAGTGTCTGAAGCGGCGACACGTTCCGGAGTGCCAGCAGCGGCCTCAGTGAGAAGATCAAGGCGATCCAGCCGCCAATGATCACACCGGTGAGTATTGCGCCGGGCTCTACATGTACGACGACATCGACAGGAAGAAACTCCCCGAATACCGACGGCAGCCCGAACTGAATCGCCACTCCAAGTGCGGCCCCCGCGCAGGCGCCGACGATGCCCATTGCCGCTGCCTGCGCAACGTACATCCCCAGCACCTGACCGCTCGACGCCCCGATGCAACGCAGTATGGCAACCGTGTCGATCTTCCGCGATACGAATGCCCGAACGCCACTCGCCACGCCAACGCCACCGAGCAGCAGCGCAACAAGGCCGACGATGCCGATGAAGCGCGATAACTGCTGAATGGCATCGGTGGTGTTCTCTTCGCTCTGGGTCACAGTGCGGACCCGCACCTGGGCTTTTTCGAACGACTCGCGCAACGGGCGGATGGCGCTAACTGGGTTCGTTCCGGCAGGCAGTCGTCCCAGCACCGAGTAATCGGCGGTGCTGCCGAATGTCAGCAGCTGCGTCTCTGCGACATACCGCTCGGGGATGAACACACGGGGTCCGATAAGTTCGGCTACCCCCGGGGTACCAGGAACGTCTTTCAATACTCCCGCAATTGCGAATCTGCCAAAGCCCAGGGTGATGGTATCACCGAGCGTGGCATTCAGCGCGATGAGCAGCGACGGATCGACGAGCGCGTGAGCGCCCTGTCCAAGTGATTTCCAGCGGCCCGCCGGTTCGGTGGTGATAACTCCGTAAAACGGATAATTCGAGCTGACCGCGCGAACCTGTACCAGACGCGTTGCGCCGGAGCGCGGAACGAGCGCCATCGACGGAAACGTGGTCACTCTGGCATAAGTGACGCGCTGTGTGGTCGCGAGCGAGTCGAGAAGCTTTTTCTGAGCGGGGCTGAACGGGCGGCGTGATCCGAACGAGAGATCGCCGCCGAGCAGTGCTCTGGATTGCTCGCTGATGGAGCGGGTGACGTTGCCTGCGAATGAATCGATTGCGACGAGTGCCGCGACGCCCAGCGAGATAGCCGACATGTACAACAGCAGGCGCCGTCGTGCGGAGCGGCTCTCGCGCCAGGTGAGGCTGGCAATGTGGCGGAACGATGCGCGGCCGCTGGTGGTCACGCAGCGGCCTCGGTTGCCGAGTCGGAAATGACAGCGCCATCGGCGAGCCGGATCGTACGGGCCGCGCGCTCGGCGAGAACCGCGTCATGGGTGACGAGGACGATCGTCGATCCACCTTCGCGGTTCAGCGCCTCCAGAAGATCGAAAACGCGTATGCCGGTTGCGGCGTCGAGGTTTCCGGTGGGCTCATCGGCAAACAGAATGCGCGGGGAGTTTGCAAAGGCGCGCGCGATGGCCACGCGCTGTTGTTCACCGCCTGAGAGCTGCATGGGAAAATGGTGACCGCGATCTTTCAGTCCCACCCTGTCAAGCAGCTCGTTGGCCCGGGCAGCTGCGCCGTCGACGCCTTGCAACTCGAGTGGAACCTGCACGTTCTCGCGGGCGGTGAGCGTCGGTATCAGCTGAAAGCTCTGGAAAACAAACCCCACCTTCTCACCGCGGAGGCGGGCTCGTTCGTTCTCCGACATTGCCCCAAGGTCGTGGCCGTCGAGGATCACCTTGCCTCGCGTGGGAGTATCAAGACCTGCCAGCAGGCCGAGAAGCGTCGTCTTTCCGCTGCCTGAGGGCCCAACGATCGCGACGAATCCTCCCTGTGGTATCGTGAACGAAACGTTCCGAAGCACCGCGAGCTGATGGTCTCCGCTGCGATATTCCCGTGTAACTTCTCTTGCAATGAGCATGAAGATCTTGATTGTCTGTTTGACCGCTGCGGTGCTGGCGTGCCAGCCTGATACAAACGTGGATGCGACGCCGTCCGAATCCAGCGATGACAATCGCGAGGCGGCCGGGCAGGTCGCACGTTCCGGAGAGCAGCGCGATGAGGGCAACACCGACACTGTCGATGCAGCCCGGGGGAAAGTTACTGTGCTCTTCTTTGGAACGAGCCTCACCGCGGGTTACGGGCTCGATCCCGGGCAGGCGTTTCCAAACCTCATCGCGCGAAATGCCGCCGCAGACTCGCTGCCGATTACAGCCATCAACGCCGGGCTCTCGGGAGAAACGTCGGCCGGCGCGCTTCGGCGAATTTCGTGGACGATGCAGCGGCCGGTGGATATCGTCGTGCTCGAGACCGGCGGCAACGACGCGTTGCGCGCGCTGAACGCCGATTCGCTGGAGGCCAATCTGTCGGCGATCGTCTTGCGCATCAGAGGCGCACAGCCTGCAGCCCGAATACTGCTGGCGGTGATGGAGGCACCACCCAACCTGGGCCAGACGTACACTGCAAGGTTTCGCCGCGCGTACGTCGAGGTGGCACGTCGCAATGGCTTGACCCTCGTGCCGTTTCTTCTCGATGGAGTAGCGGGAGAAGCCGGATTCAATCAGGCGGACGGCGTTCATCCCAATGTTCGCGGCGAGGCGATCGTGGCGGCCAACGTGTGGCGGGTGCTGCGGCCCGTTGTGGAAGAGGTTTACCGGTTGCGGGTGCGGGGTTAATTTTGAGGGCTACGCCTGAATTGACTCACCGATACGCAGCTCGTGCATTTCCCGCCTTGCCGGAGATGGCGCGCGCCTGCGGTATTAATTGGATCCGCGCTCATGGCATTCCCAGCTACTCAGATTCGCAGAGGTATGGTCCTGGTTTTCGAAGGTGATCCCTGCCGGGTGATCGAGTTCCGTCATCACACACCGGGCAACCTTCGCGCGATGGTGCAGGCCAAGCTCAAAAATCTCCGCAGCGGTTCCAACTTCGAGCACCGCTTTCGTGCCGCGGACACTGTTGAGCGCGCCGCGATGGAGACTCACGATCTGGAATTTCTGTATCAGGGTGGAGATACGTTTCACTTCATGAACACGGAGAACTACGACCAGCTCGAGATGGACTCCGAGACGCTCGGCGACAATGCCCAATGGATGCAGTCCGGCATGAAGATCCAAGCCGAGTACTACAATGGCCGGCCGATTGGCATTCAGCTCCCGAATTCGATGGTGCTGGAGATTGTCGACACCGCCGGAGTGATGAAGACTGCGACGAAGAACGCATCGTCCAAGCCCGCGAAGCTGGAGAACGGAGTGACAATCAACGTTCCGGAATTCGTGAAAACCGGTGAGAAGGTGCGCGTCAATCCGAACACCGGGGAGTACATGGACCGAGCCAAGTAAGGGGCTGCGGTCTGCGGTTGTTGATTCACTCTCACGTTGCGGTTAAGATGCAGGGCACATGGTGGCTGTAGCTCAATTGGTTAGAGCACCGGTCTGTGGCACCGGGGGTTGCGGGTTCAATCCCCGTCAGCCACCC from Gemmatimonadaceae bacterium encodes the following:
- a CDS encoding FtsX-like permease family protein, with the translated sequence MTTSGRASFRHIASLTWRESRSARRRLLLYMSAISLGVAALVAIDSFAGNVTRSISEQSRALLGGDLSFGSRRPFSPAQKKLLDSLATTQRVTYARVTTFPSMALVPRSGATRLVQVRAVSSNYPFYGVITTEPAGRWKSLGQGAHALVDPSLLIALNATLGDTITLGFGRFAIAGVLKDVPGTPGVAELIGPRVFIPERYVAETQLLTFGSTADYSVLGRLPAGTNPVSAIRPLRESFEKAQVRVRTVTQSEENTTDAIQQLSRFIGIVGLVALLLGGVGVASGVRAFVSRKIDTVAILRCIGASSGQVLGMYVAQAAAMGIVGACAGAALGVAIQFGLPSVFGEFLPVDVVVHVEPGAILTGVIIGGWIALIFSLRPLLALRNVSPLQTLRRDADSEILRLRWNDWPRLAVDVALAASVVAIALLRAGDIEQGLWISAATFGVIAVLTLSAMLLSYAARKSIRPRWPYVLRQGVANLYRPANQTRSVVLSLGFGAFLITTLYLVQSNLLRQVDLNIEGSNANLVFFDIQEDQAARVDSLVRARGQVLQTAPVVTMRIAAINGRTVEQIVAASVASRRGDSALRARGDVAADDASDSSTDPQPSRDVDRARQTSRPPAGATTTQRRPSGRPSWALRREYRSTYRDTVTSGEKIVDGKWFAAASLRTGADTGEVSFEKDVADELRIRVGDVIMWDVQGVGIPSRVTSLREVTWARFEPNFFAVFSPPSLEAAPKQFVLLANVPGKTVVAGLQRDIVSRFPNVSSLDLSLIRETVARIVSKVSTAIRFMALFSLAIGIPVLFSAVAATRRDRIRESVLLKTLGATRGQIMRILLAEYVLLGLLGSLTGLLLAIGGGWALTHFVFGNTFSPALGPALAIAGSMLGLTAAIGLLAGRDVFRETPMTALRES
- a CDS encoding arylesterase → MKILIVCLTAAVLACQPDTNVDATPSESSDDNREAAGQVARSGEQRDEGNTDTVDAARGKVTVLFFGTSLTAGYGLDPGQAFPNLIARNAAADSLPITAINAGLSGETSAGALRRISWTMQRPVDIVVLETGGNDALRALNADSLEANLSAIVLRIRGAQPAARILLAVMEAPPNLGQTYTARFRRAYVEVARRNGLTLVPFLLDGVAGEAGFNQADGVHPNVRGEAIVAANVWRVLRPVVEEVYRLRVRG
- the efp gene encoding elongation factor P, which encodes MAFPATQIRRGMVLVFEGDPCRVIEFRHHTPGNLRAMVQAKLKNLRSGSNFEHRFRAADTVERAAMETHDLEFLYQGGDTFHFMNTENYDQLEMDSETLGDNAQWMQSGMKIQAEYYNGRPIGIQLPNSMVLEIVDTAGVMKTATKNASSKPAKLENGVTINVPEFVKTGEKVRVNPNTGEYMDRAK
- a CDS encoding ABC transporter ATP-binding protein produces the protein MLIAREVTREYRSGDHQLAVLRNVSFTIPQGGFVAIVGPSGSGKTTLLGLLAGLDTPTRGKVILDGHDLGAMSENERARLRGEKVGFVFQSFQLIPTLTARENVQVPLELQGVDGAAARANELLDRVGLKDRGHHFPMQLSGGEQQRVAIARAFANSPRILFADEPTGNLDAATGIRVFDLLEALNREGGSTIVLVTHDAVLAERAARTIRLADGAVISDSATEAAA